A segment of the Staphylococcus ratti genome:
ACTGTAGGTGTCATTTTAGTCGTCGCATTATTAATCACGCCTGCATCTACTGCATATTTGGTAGCGAATAAGCTCTCCACAATGCTATTGATTTCTTGTATTTGTAGTGTGATTAGTGCAACGGTTGGCATTTATATTAGTTTCCAGCTGAATTTACCAAGTGGTGCAGTTATCGTATTAATTGCAGCAACACTTTACGTGTTGAGTGTTATTTACATTAAAATCAAATCTAAAATACATAAAGGAGCGACCCCACAAACATGATTAAACGTATTCTTGCTGTTTTACTTGTTGCAGTCATGCTTACAGCTTGTGGCTTCGGCAAAACAGAAAAAAATGACAAACTTAAAGTAGTGACAACGAACTCTATTCTTTACGATATGGCTAAAAATGTAGCCGGCGATCGTGCGGAAATTCACAGTATTGTTCCAATTGGACAAGACCCTCATGAATATGAAATTAAACCAAAAGATATTAAAGCACTTGCTGACGCAGATGTTGTTATTTATAACGGCTTCAACTTAGAAAGTGGTAACGGTTGGTTTGAAAAAGCATTAAAAGAAGCAAATAAATCTTTAAAAGATAAAAATGTTATTCAAGCATCAGAAAAAGTAAAGCCGATTTACTTAAATGGTAACGAAAAATCAGAAGCACACATTGACCCACACGCTTGGTTAAGCTTAGAAAATGGTATTAAATATGTTGAACGTATTCAAGAAGGTTTAGAAGCTGCTGATAAATTACATCAAAAAGACTATCAAAAGCAAGGTAACAAATATCTAGATGAACTCAAATCTCTTAACAAGAAGAGTCATAATGAATTTAATGACATTCCAAAAGAAAAACGCGTCATGATTACAAGTGAAGGTGCATTCAAATACTTCGCTAAACAATATGACATCAAACCAGGTTTCATTTGGGAAATTAACACAGAAAACCAAGGTACACCACAACAAATGAAGCAAGCCATTGATTTTGTAAAATCAAACAACATGAAACACCTCCTTCAAGAAACAAGTGTTAGCGATAAAGCCATGAAACGCTTAAGCGAAGACACAGGTGCTAAAATATATGGTACTGTTTATACAGATTCAATAGGTAAAGAAGGTAGCGACGGAGACTCATACTACAAAATGATGGCGTCGAACATTAAAACAATTCATGATAGCATGAAATAAACATAAAAAGAGGTAAGGAATTTAATTTGAATTCCTTACCTCTTTTCT
Coding sequences within it:
- the mntC gene encoding manganese ABC transporter substrate-binding lipoprotein MntC; protein product: MKRILAVLLVAVMLTACGFGKTEKNDKLKVVTTNSILYDMAKNVAGDRAEIHSIVPIGQDPHEYEIKPKDIKALADADVVIYNGFNLESGNGWFEKALKEANKSLKDKNVIQASEKVKPIYLNGNEKSEAHIDPHAWLSLENGIKYVERIQEGLEAADKLHQKDYQKQGNKYLDELKSLNKKSHNEFNDIPKEKRVMITSEGAFKYFAKQYDIKPGFIWEINTENQGTPQQMKQAIDFVKSNNMKHLLQETSVSDKAMKRLSEDTGAKIYGTVYTDSIGKEGSDGDSYYKMMASNIKTIHDSMK